In a genomic window of Rhodovulum sp. P5:
- a CDS encoding queuosine precursor transporter, whose amino-acid sequence MTRILPGILAMAAIVVASNILVQFLFGQWLTWGAFTYPLAFLVTDVMNRVYGPGPARRVILAGFVVGIACSFIGTQITGEFGPLVTLRIALGSGLAFLTAQLLDVAVFDRLRDGRWWRAPLASTLIGSTVDTALFFTIAFSGALTILEPANDVFWANEILPLLGVGPMVPLWVSLAVADWGVKFALALIALVPFRLIVGRLTAQVA is encoded by the coding sequence ATGACCCGTATTCTGCCCGGCATCCTCGCCATGGCCGCCATCGTGGTGGCCTCCAACATCCTCGTCCAGTTCCTGTTCGGCCAATGGCTGACATGGGGCGCCTTTACCTATCCGCTGGCCTTTCTGGTGACCGACGTGATGAACCGCGTCTATGGCCCCGGGCCCGCGCGCCGTGTCATCCTTGCCGGTTTCGTGGTGGGGATCGCCTGTTCCTTCATCGGCACGCAGATCACCGGGGAATTCGGCCCGCTGGTCACGCTGCGCATCGCGCTCGGCTCCGGCCTCGCCTTCCTGACGGCGCAGCTGCTTGACGTGGCGGTGTTCGACAGGCTGCGGGACGGGCGCTGGTGGCGCGCGCCGCTGGCCTCCACACTGATCGGGTCCACCGTCGATACGGCGCTGTTCTTCACCATCGCGTTTTCGGGGGCGCTGACCATCCTTGAACCCGCAAACGATGTTTTTTGGGCCAACGAGATCCTGCCGCTTCTGGGGGTCGGACCGATGGTGCCGCTCTGGGTTTCGCTGGCCGTGGCGGACTGGGGTGTGAAGTTTGCCTTGGCGTTGATCGCGCTTGTGCCTTTCCGCCTGATTGTTGGGCGGCTGACAGCACAAGTTGCGTGA
- the arfB gene encoding alternative ribosome rescue aminoacyl-tRNA hydrolase ArfB, whose translation MLRITDQIAIEDWEITEVFSRASGPGGQNVNKVSTAVDLRFEAERSPNLPDPVKRRLKRLAGRRWTQDGAILISVQDTRSQARNRDIARERLAELIRKATEAPKRRIATRPTLGSKKRRLKAKKERGEVKTLRGRVSPEE comes from the coding sequence ATGCTGCGCATCACCGATCAGATCGCCATCGAGGACTGGGAAATCACAGAGGTCTTTTCCCGCGCCTCGGGCCCCGGCGGGCAGAACGTCAACAAGGTCTCGACCGCCGTCGATCTGCGGTTCGAGGCCGAACGCTCGCCCAACCTGCCCGATCCGGTCAAACGCCGGCTGAAACGTCTGGCCGGGCGGCGCTGGACGCAGGACGGCGCGATCCTGATCTCGGTGCAGGACACCCGCAGCCAGGCCCGCAACAGGGACATCGCGCGCGAACGGCTGGCAGAGTTGATCCGCAAGGCCACCGAGGCCCCGAAGCGGCGCATCGCGACCCGGCCGACGCTGGGCTCCAAGAAACGGCGCCTGAAGGCCAAGAAGGAACGCGGCGAGGTCAAGACCCTTCGGGGCAGGGTATCACCAGAGGAATAG
- a CDS encoding response regulator, which translates to MTNILIVDDSPTVLTSMRQTISRGGYTVEDCRSGEDAMKKLKTGYRPDLIITDLNMDGMDGIEFIQHARKNGGCRFTPILVLTTESSQDQRDRAKTAGATGWLVKPVEPEKLFAVLDQVLPT; encoded by the coding sequence ATGACAAATATCCTGATCGTCGATGACAGCCCGACGGTGCTGACCAGCATGCGTCAGACGATTTCCCGCGGTGGCTATACCGTGGAGGATTGCCGCAGCGGCGAGGACGCGATGAAGAAGCTCAAGACCGGTTATCGCCCGGATCTGATCATCACCGACCTGAACATGGACGGCATGGACGGGATCGAGTTCATTCAGCATGCGCGCAAGAATGGCGGCTGCCGGTTCACGCCGATCCTCGTGCTGACCACCGAAAGCAGCCAGGACCAGCGCGATCGCGCGAAAACCGCCGGGGCCACCGGCTGGCTGGTCAAGCCCGTCGAGCCGGAGAAGCTCTTCGCGGTGCTCGACCAGGTTCTGCCGACCTGA
- a CDS encoding chemotaxis protein CheA: protein MSDADEDLKQGFLAEARELIERASEALLSLERTPGDPALVAALFRAVHTLKGNSGLFDIGPLTRVVHAGEDVLDRVRAGEIALTGDMADALLDALDQVTEWLEVFEEADGLPADAGRTGAGLAERLSAFRPDAAAAPTAAPPPPVDGLPAEWLSDLPAPERAEAEVVLGEGRALVAIDYVPDEDCFFRGDDPLRTVLALPGRVWLSVTATEPLEPGVAFDPFRCTLRFRVLSRAPRAELEDKLAYVVSQTSTYEIPAKATAAPPDDSVLHDLLSAQAEALAAEVAPETFAGRLGAVARVLEALLPAAGLDAMADRIAPAKAQSVETHSTAAMADLVADALDELERRTAVPDPAPAAPENTAPETTAPVARSGSPAPRAKSVFKVDQSRIDMLMKLAGELIVAKNALPYLAERAEEEYGSRKMAREIKAQYEVFNRIVDELQSAVMQVRMVPLGSVFERFRRLVRDLSRQLNKPIRLEIEGGETEADKNVVESLADPLVHLIRNAMDHGIEAADARAASGKPAEGLVRLSARLSEDQVVIEIADDGKGIDIARVREKAVERGLLSAEAAATLPEADAMRLILQPGFSTAAEVSDLSGRGVGMDVVASMVERAGGTVSLSSEAGKGTTVAIRLPLSMAVRRVMMVEVADACYGAPLESVQETIRIPRADVHMHMGNPQIVLRDRLVPLFDMRKALRLPPPDSAPEELSVLVVTVGGEAVGLIVDDFRAGAEVIPHPLEGPLAGLGWVSGAALLGDGSILLLLDLEEVLKCRS from the coding sequence ATGTCTGACGCCGACGAAGATCTCAAGCAGGGCTTCCTGGCAGAGGCGCGCGAGTTGATCGAGCGCGCCAGCGAAGCGCTATTGTCGTTGGAACGAACCCCGGGGGACCCCGCGCTTGTCGCCGCGCTGTTCCGGGCCGTGCACACCCTGAAAGGCAATTCCGGGCTTTTCGATATCGGGCCGCTGACCCGGGTCGTGCATGCGGGCGAGGACGTGCTTGACCGCGTGCGGGCGGGGGAAATCGCGCTGACGGGCGACATGGCCGACGCGCTGCTCGATGCCCTCGACCAGGTCACGGAGTGGCTGGAGGTGTTCGAGGAAGCCGACGGCTTGCCCGCGGATGCGGGGCGCACAGGGGCCGGTCTGGCCGAACGGCTGTCCGCCTTCCGTCCCGATGCCGCAGCGGCGCCCACCGCCGCCCCGCCGCCCCCCGTCGACGGGCTGCCCGCGGAGTGGCTGAGCGATCTGCCCGCGCCCGAGCGGGCCGAGGCCGAGGTCGTCCTTGGCGAGGGTAGGGCGCTGGTCGCGATCGATTATGTGCCGGATGAGGACTGCTTTTTCCGCGGGGACGATCCGCTGCGCACCGTGCTGGCCTTGCCCGGGCGGGTCTGGCTGTCGGTCACCGCGACCGAACCGCTGGAGCCGGGCGTCGCCTTCGATCCGTTTCGCTGCACGCTGCGGTTCCGGGTGTTGAGCCGCGCGCCGCGGGCAGAGCTTGAGGACAAGCTCGCCTATGTCGTCAGTCAGACCAGCACCTACGAGATTCCGGCGAAGGCCACGGCCGCGCCCCCTGACGACAGCGTCCTGCATGATCTGCTGTCGGCCCAGGCGGAGGCGCTGGCAGCCGAGGTGGCGCCCGAAACCTTTGCCGGGCGCCTGGGCGCCGTGGCGCGTGTGCTGGAGGCCCTTCTGCCCGCGGCCGGGCTGGACGCCATGGCCGACCGGATCGCCCCCGCAAAGGCACAATCGGTCGAGACGCACTCCACCGCTGCGATGGCCGATCTGGTGGCCGACGCGCTGGACGAGTTGGAACGGCGGACGGCGGTGCCCGATCCTGCCCCCGCCGCCCCGGAGAACACAGCCCCGGAAACGACAGCCCCCGTCGCCCGGTCCGGATCTCCCGCCCCGCGGGCCAAGAGCGTTTTCAAGGTCGACCAGTCGCGCATCGACATGCTGATGAAGCTGGCGGGTGAATTGATCGTCGCGAAGAACGCGCTGCCCTACCTCGCCGAACGCGCGGAAGAGGAATACGGCAGTCGCAAGATGGCCCGCGAGATCAAGGCGCAATACGAGGTCTTCAACCGGATCGTCGACGAATTGCAGAGCGCCGTGATGCAGGTGCGCATGGTTCCGCTGGGATCGGTCTTCGAACGGTTCCGGCGGCTGGTCCGCGACCTGTCGCGCCAGTTGAACAAGCCGATCCGGCTGGAGATCGAAGGCGGTGAGACCGAGGCCGACAAGAACGTCGTTGAATCGCTCGCCGACCCGCTGGTGCACCTGATCCGCAACGCGATGGATCACGGGATCGAAGCGGCCGATGCCCGCGCGGCCTCTGGCAAACCGGCGGAGGGGCTTGTCCGCCTGTCCGCCCGCCTGTCGGAGGATCAGGTGGTGATCGAGATTGCCGATGACGGCAAGGGGATCGACATTGCGCGGGTCCGCGAAAAGGCCGTCGAGCGTGGCCTGCTGAGTGCGGAGGCCGCCGCGACCCTGCCCGAGGCGGACGCGATGCGCCTGATCCTGCAACCGGGGTTTTCCACCGCGGCAGAGGTGTCGGACCTTTCCGGGCGCGGTGTCGGCATGGATGTCGTCGCCTCGATGGTGGAGCGCGCCGGCGGCACGGTCTCCCTCAGCAGCGAGGCCGGCAAGGGGACGACCGTTGCGATCCGCCTGCCGCTGTCGATGGCCGTGCGTCGGGTGATGATGGTCGAGGTTGCGGATGCCTGCTATGGCGCGCCTCTGGAAAGCGTTCAGGAAACCATCCGCATTCCCCGGGCCGACGTGCATATGCATATGGGCAATCCGCAGATCGTGCTGCGCGACCGGCTGGTCCCTCTTTTCGACATGCGCAAGGCGCTGCGGCTGCCCCCGCCCGACTCGGCCCCCGAAGAACTGTCGGTCCTCGTCGTCACGGTCGGCGGCGAGGCGGTCGGCCTGATCGTCGATGATTTCCGCGCGGGGGCCGAGGTTATCCCGCACCCGCTGGAAGGGCCGCTGGCCGGGCTTGGCTGGGTGTCGGGCGCGGCCCTGCTGGGCGATGGCAGCATCCTGTTGCTGCTCGATCTGGAGGAGGTTCTGAAATGCCGGTCCTGA
- a CDS encoding response regulator, translated as MADAPTIDAPRILVIDDAVTMRRYIRNIAERAGYSVVEAANGLEGLERALSERFGLFLVDVNMRQMDGYRFLAEARKHPEIADIPAVMISTEAKPEDRRKAFEAGANFYQVKPVEPDWLTRLLTLLLGSPSDV; from the coding sequence ATGGCAGACGCGCCGACCATCGATGCCCCCCGAATCCTGGTGATCGACGACGCGGTCACCATGCGCCGCTATATCCGCAACATTGCCGAGAGGGCCGGATATTCCGTGGTCGAGGCGGCCAATGGGCTGGAAGGTCTGGAACGCGCGCTCAGCGAACGGTTCGGCCTGTTCCTTGTCGATGTGAACATGCGCCAGATGGATGGCTATCGCTTCCTTGCGGAGGCACGCAAACATCCCGAGATCGCCGATATTCCCGCCGTCATGATCTCGACCGAGGCGAAGCCCGAAGACCGGCGCAAGGCGTTTGAGGCCGGCGCGAATTTCTATCAGGTCAAACCGGTGGAGCCCGACTGGCTGACGCGCCTGCTGACCCTCCTTCTGGGGAGCCCTAGCGATGTCTGA
- a CDS encoding protein-glutamate O-methyltransferase CheR, translating to MRHDPTLGGTDDIGLTEANYAAFEEFFYRKTGIAFDRSKRYFVRKRIARRMEATGHDRFRSYFSFMRLEPSQTEFQALVNEMTVNETYFFREEHQFKCLVGSILPEISARRPNAPLKIWSMPCATGEEPYSIAFYLLEYWRGIDDHDVTLLASDIDTSVLAAARTGYFPERSLKNLPPELRKRYFRPARNGKHQIDSEIREVVDFAKVNLLSPPPRFQQGDIDIVFCRNLLIYFNHQAQRRAVENIAEALRPGGFVLLGHSESMNRISDLFAVRRFAEGIVYQKPYEDR from the coding sequence ATGCGCCATGACCCAACCCTTGGCGGGACCGATGATATCGGCCTGACCGAGGCGAACTATGCCGCTTTCGAGGAGTTCTTCTATCGAAAGACCGGCATCGCCTTCGACAGGTCGAAACGCTACTTCGTCCGAAAACGCATCGCGCGCCGGATGGAGGCCACCGGCCACGACCGGTTTCGCAGCTATTTCTCGTTCATGCGGCTGGAGCCGTCCCAGACCGAGTTTCAGGCCCTCGTCAACGAGATGACGGTCAACGAAACCTACTTCTTCCGGGAAGAACACCAGTTCAAATGTCTGGTCGGCTCCATCCTGCCGGAAATCAGCGCTCGGCGTCCCAACGCGCCGCTCAAGATCTGGTCGATGCCCTGCGCTACGGGGGAAGAGCCCTATTCCATCGCCTTCTACCTGCTGGAATACTGGCGCGGGATCGACGACCATGATGTCACCCTGCTGGCATCCGACATCGATACCTCGGTTCTGGCGGCGGCGCGTACCGGCTATTTCCCGGAACGCTCGCTGAAGAACCTGCCGCCCGAGCTGCGCAAACGCTATTTCCGCCCCGCCCGGAACGGCAAGCATCAGATCGACTCCGAAATCCGTGAGGTGGTCGACTTTGCCAAGGTCAACCTTCTGTCGCCGCCGCCGCGGTTCCAGCAGGGCGATATCGACATCGTCTTCTGCCGGAACCTGCTGATCTATTTCAACCATCAGGCGCAGCGCCGGGCGGTCGAGAACATCGCCGAGGCGCTCCGGCCCGGCGGCTTCGTGCTGCTGGGCCACTCGGAATCGATGAACCGGATTTCAGATCTCTTCGCCGTCCGTCGCTTTGCCGAGGGCATCGTCTATCAAAAACCCTACGAGGACCGATGA
- a CDS encoding HEAT repeat domain-containing protein: MPLLAKSERPAAPRAKRRSYHLDDADPVMRRHAVQDLDGSAGAVADLAPLLAGETDHAVRSAMFTVLAGIATPEALDAILPCLQSEDAELRNAAVEAAQQMPDAVANRIEALLADPDPDQRLFALDILQDLAHPHAPDWIAPLLSRDTDPNVVGTAIDRLAECGRPDMVDAIRAAAARFEDCTYIRFACDFACERLAGPPDQPEGPLDAP; the protein is encoded by the coding sequence ATGCCGCTTCTTGCGAAATCCGAACGCCCCGCCGCCCCCCGGGCGAAGCGCCGCAGCTATCACTTGGACGATGCCGATCCGGTGATGCGCCGCCATGCGGTGCAGGACCTCGACGGATCGGCAGGGGCCGTGGCCGATCTTGCCCCGCTGCTGGCCGGAGAGACCGACCACGCGGTGCGCAGTGCGATGTTCACGGTGCTGGCCGGGATCGCGACGCCCGAGGCGCTGGACGCGATCCTGCCCTGCCTGCAAAGCGAGGATGCCGAGTTGCGCAACGCCGCCGTCGAGGCCGCGCAGCAGATGCCGGACGCGGTGGCCAACCGGATCGAGGCGCTGCTGGCCGATCCCGACCCCGACCAGCGCCTCTTCGCGCTCGACATCCTTCAGGACCTCGCCCATCCGCACGCGCCCGACTGGATCGCGCCGCTTCTGTCGCGCGACACCGACCCCAATGTGGTGGGGACGGCGATCGACCGGCTGGCTGAATGCGGCCGGCCCGACATGGTCGACGCCATCCGCGCCGCGGCCGCGCGGTTCGAAGACTGTACCTACATCCGTTTTGCCTGTGACTTTGCCTGCGAGCGTCTCGCCGGGCCGCCGGATCAACCGGAAGGACCCCTCGATGCGCCATGA
- a CDS encoding CheB methylesterase domain-containing protein encodes MRLSPDFPVPIVLAQHMPKRFTKVFAERLTRQGPLPVVELSRTTELQPGTAYMAQGDADVQVSRRGGRLVAGPVPADQSWTWTPSVDRMVDSALEVVPANRLVAALLTGMGDDGAASMARIRAGGGRTIAQSEETCAVFGMPRALIEAGGANRVVDIDRIAATLTRFVG; translated from the coding sequence GTGCGCCTTTCGCCGGATTTTCCGGTTCCGATCGTCCTGGCCCAGCACATGCCAAAGCGGTTCACCAAGGTCTTTGCCGAACGGCTGACCCGTCAGGGCCCGCTGCCCGTGGTGGAATTGTCGCGCACCACCGAGTTGCAGCCGGGCACCGCCTATATGGCGCAGGGTGACGCCGATGTGCAGGTGTCACGCCGCGGCGGACGGCTGGTCGCCGGTCCGGTCCCGGCCGACCAGTCATGGACATGGACCCCCTCTGTCGACCGGATGGTCGACAGCGCGCTGGAGGTTGTTCCCGCGAACCGGCTGGTTGCGGCGCTGTTGACCGGCATGGGCGATGACGGCGCGGCCAGCATGGCCCGCATCCGCGCCGGCGGCGGTCGGACCATCGCGCAATCGGAAGAAACCTGCGCCGTCTTCGGTATGCCCCGCGCCCTGATCGAGGCCGGCGGCGCCAACCGCGTGGTCGACATCGACCGCATTGCCGCAACGCTGACCCGATTCGTCGGCTGA
- a CDS encoding response regulator produces MRVLIVDDSALMRRWLNECLASEPDIECAVARDGKDALAKIESFDPDVVTLDINMPVMDGLTCLSLIMEKAPRPVVMVSSLTEAGALATFEALELGAIDFIAKPGGTVSQNLRTIFPDLIAKVRAAAAAGRKIRRPALALAGASTARETEPARPRPRPSVVRPGLPRAGPRPPVAIWS; encoded by the coding sequence ATGCGTGTTCTGATCGTCGACGATTCTGCGTTGATGCGCCGATGGCTGAACGAATGCCTTGCCTCCGAGCCGGATATCGAATGCGCCGTCGCGCGTGACGGCAAAGACGCGCTGGCCAAGATCGAAAGCTTCGATCCCGATGTCGTGACGCTCGACATCAACATGCCGGTGATGGATGGGCTCACCTGCCTGTCGCTCATCATGGAAAAGGCGCCCCGCCCCGTGGTCATGGTGTCCTCCCTGACCGAGGCCGGGGCCCTGGCCACGTTCGAGGCGCTGGAGCTTGGCGCCATCGACTTCATCGCCAAACCGGGCGGGACGGTGTCGCAGAACCTGCGCACCATCTTTCCCGACCTGATCGCCAAGGTGCGCGCCGCCGCGGCGGCCGGACGCAAGATCCGGCGGCCCGCGCTTGCGCTTGCTGGCGCCAGCACCGCGCGGGAGACCGAGCCCGCCCGCCCGCGCCCGCGGCCGAGCGTCGTCCGGCCCGGCCTGCCCCGCGCCGGGCCGAGGCCACCAGTTGCGATCTGGTCCTGA